One window of Sphingomonas sp. KC8 genomic DNA carries:
- a CDS encoding DUF1491 family protein encodes MTARLAAGLFVSALIRRMEAAGGGGMVLAKGDATSGAILLIIADRGETRAVLERTLDERGLYHWTPTGPADPDQPGALPEYIARRRRFDPDLWVLELDGAEAARIADEMAAA; translated from the coding sequence ATGACGGCGCGGCTGGCTGCCGGCCTGTTCGTATCCGCGCTTATCCGCCGGATGGAAGCGGCCGGGGGCGGCGGCATGGTGCTGGCCAAGGGGGACGCAACATCGGGGGCGATACTTCTGATCATTGCCGACCGGGGCGAAACCCGCGCGGTGCTCGAACGCACACTCGACGAGCGTGGGCTTTATCATTGGACGCCGACGGGGCCGGCCGACCCTGATCAGCCAGGCGCGCTGCCCGAATATATCGCCAGGCGTCGTCGTTTCGATCCAGATCTGTGGGTGCTCGAACTGGACGGTGCGGAGGCGGCGCGGATCGCCGACGAGATGGCCGCGGCATAG
- a CDS encoding M48 family metallopeptidase translates to MTQAKALRLAVDPRDGTVRLTMPKRAALRHALDWVESKRGWIEAALARLPEGALLVPGGEAPFEGRMRRIDWQEGAPRAVRLDEDRFVLGGPRDTVAARLLRWMRAEALVRLDAETRAVADRAGVTVAGVAVGDPRARWGSCSSSGDIRYSWRLVLAPVAVREATVAHEVAHRLHMDHSPAFHAAVHRLLGRDPAPERAWLRTHGAALYWLGREG, encoded by the coding sequence ATGACGCAGGCAAAGGCGTTGCGCCTCGCGGTCGATCCGCGCGATGGCACGGTGCGGCTGACGATGCCCAAGCGGGCGGCGCTGCGCCATGCGCTCGACTGGGTGGAATCGAAACGCGGCTGGATCGAGGCGGCCCTGGCCCGGTTGCCCGAAGGGGCGTTGCTGGTGCCCGGTGGCGAGGCCCCGTTCGAAGGGCGGATGCGCCGGATCGACTGGCAGGAAGGGGCGCCGCGCGCCGTTCGGCTGGACGAGGATCGGTTCGTGCTGGGTGGCCCGCGCGATACGGTGGCCGCTCGGCTGCTGCGCTGGATGCGCGCCGAAGCCCTGGTGCGGCTTGACGCGGAAACGCGGGCGGTGGCGGATCGTGCCGGGGTTACGGTTGCGGGCGTCGCGGTGGGCGATCCGCGCGCGCGCTGGGGCAGTTGTTCGTCATCCGGCGATATCCGCTACAGCTGGCGGCTGGTGCTTGCCCCGGTCGCCGTGCGCGAGGCGACGGTCGCGCATGAAGTGGCGCACCGGCTGCACATGGACCATAGCCCGGCCTTTCACGCGGCGGTCCATCGGCTGCTCGGCCGCGATCCCGCGCCCGAACGGGCGTGGCTGCGCACCCATGGCGCGGCGCTTTACTGGTTGGGGCGAGAGGGCTGA
- a CDS encoding MmcB family DNA repair protein — protein MTAVTDPDFDDVPLLARDVARGVSRLLYRRDSYALCELPLGNGRRADLLAIDAKGDITIIEIKVSRADLRGDGKWPDYLDYCDRFFWAVPQGFDLGAFEEPRFRPEIAGLIIADRYDAAIVREAAHRPMPPARRKAETLRFARRGALRMLGALDPGLIDIG, from the coding sequence ATGACTGCGGTCACCGACCCTGACTTTGACGATGTTCCGCTGCTTGCCCGCGATGTTGCCCGTGGCGTGTCGCGTCTGCTGTATCGACGGGACAGTTATGCGCTGTGCGAGTTGCCGCTGGGCAATGGCCGCCGCGCTGATTTGCTGGCGATCGACGCCAAAGGCGACATCACCATCATCGAAATCAAGGTATCACGCGCAGATCTGCGCGGTGACGGCAAATGGCCTGACTATCTGGACTATTGTGACCGTTTTTTCTGGGCGGTGCCGCAGGGATTCGATCTCGGTGCGTTCGAAGAACCCCGGTTTCGTCCAGAAATTGCCGGGCTGATCATCGCCGATCGCTATGATGCCGCCATTGTCCGCGAAGCGGCGCACCGCCCGATGCCGCCGGCCCGACGCAAAGCCGAAACATTGCGCTTCGCCCGGCGCGGGGCCTTGCGCATGCTGGGCGCGCTGGACCCCGGCCTGATCGATATCGGGTGA
- a CDS encoding ankyrin repeat domain-containing protein, whose translation MRNFGLSGRWIAAAMAMLLATTPASAQFSDSYKFLKAVRDKDGAVVTEMMEKPGATIINTRDFSTGESGLHIVIKRRDAQWLSFLLAKGANPNLRDSEGNTPMLTAAQLRFADGIQVLIDKKADVNGANSRGETPLILAVQARDIPSVRILLAAGANSRQPDRIAGMSARDYAARDGRSEMIVKMIDDAKTVKPKATVAGPVF comes from the coding sequence ATGCGGAATTTCGGCCTTTCGGGGCGCTGGATCGCCGCGGCGATGGCGATGCTGCTGGCAACCACGCCCGCCTCGGCGCAATTTTCGGATTCTTACAAGTTCCTCAAGGCCGTGCGCGACAAGGACGGCGCCGTCGTCACCGAAATGATGGAAAAGCCCGGCGCGACGATCATCAACACCCGCGACTTTTCCACCGGGGAAAGCGGGTTGCACATCGTTATCAAGCGCCGCGATGCGCAATGGTTGAGCTTTTTGCTGGCCAAGGGCGCGAACCCCAATTTGCGCGATAGCGAAGGCAATACGCCGATGCTGACGGCGGCCCAGTTGCGCTTCGCCGATGGCATCCAGGTGCTGATCGACAAGAAGGCCGATGTGAACGGCGCGAATAGCCGGGGGGAAACCCCGCTGATCCTGGCGGTTCAGGCGCGCGATATTCCATCGGTTCGCATCCTGCTCGCCGCCGGCGCCAATTCCCGCCAGCCCGATCGTATCGCCGGCATGTCCGCGCGCGATTATGCCGCGCGCGATGGCCGTTCGGAAATGATCGTCAAGATGATCGATGACGCCAAGACGGTGAAACCCAAGGCCACCGTTGCCGGGCCGGTATTCTAA
- a CDS encoding PaaI family thioesterase, with protein MPPEEDIAGRPEQHPGEAHFRALESLYAAAPINQLFPSRLEISEPGFARIRFTVDSRVHHAAAAAHGTIYFKMLDDAAFYAANSLVGEHFLLTTAFNLFFTRPIEDGEVIAEGRWISGRRRVMVAEARLIDADGEEAARGTGTFMRSRIPLADLPGYLRPDMPS; from the coding sequence ATGCCGCCTGAAGAGGACATTGCGGGGCGACCGGAACAGCATCCCGGCGAAGCGCATTTTCGTGCGTTGGAATCGCTCTATGCGGCAGCCCCGATCAACCAGCTCTTTCCATCCCGGCTGGAGATCAGCGAGCCGGGTTTTGCGCGGATCCGTTTCACGGTTGACAGCCGTGTGCACCATGCGGCGGCCGCCGCGCATGGGACGATCTATTTCAAGATGCTCGACGATGCCGCATTCTATGCGGCGAACAGCCTGGTCGGCGAACATTTCCTGCTGACGACCGCGTTCAACCTGTTCTTCACCCGCCCGATCGAGGATGGCGAGGTGATTGCCGAAGGCCGCTGGATCAGCGGCCGGCGTCGCGTGATGGTGGCGGAAGCCCGATTGATCGACGCGGATGGCGAGGAAGCGGCACGCGGCACCGGCACGTTCATGCGATCGCGGATCCCGCTGGCTGATCTGCCGGGCTATCTGCGCCCGGACATGCCATCCTGA
- a CDS encoding SCO family protein, translating into MNKAILTALLPLLLVACQAAPDEAPLAGAKMGGPFTLTGQTGAKVSDTQFAGQYRLIYFGYSFCPDVCPVDLQKLMQGMKLLEKQDPAKAKTIQPIFITIDPARDTPAVLKQYVAAFHPRLIGLTGSEAEIAAVAKEYAIYYRKADGGTPDAYLVDHARQATLYGPKGEPIALIPQDGTPEEIAAELAKWVR; encoded by the coding sequence ATGAACAAAGCCATTCTGACCGCCCTCCTCCCCCTCCTCCTCGTCGCCTGCCAGGCCGCGCCGGATGAAGCGCCGCTGGCCGGCGCGAAGATGGGCGGCCCCTTCACCCTGACCGGCCAGACCGGTGCGAAGGTGAGCGATACGCAATTCGCGGGGCAATATCGGCTGATCTATTTCGGCTACAGCTTCTGCCCGGATGTCTGCCCCGTAGACCTGCAAAAGCTGATGCAGGGCATGAAGCTGCTCGAAAAGCAGGATCCGGCGAAGGCCAAAACGATCCAGCCGATCTTCATCACCATCGATCCGGCGCGCGATACCCCGGCGGTGCTGAAGCAATATGTGGCCGCGTTCCACCCACGCCTGATCGGGCTGACCGGCAGTGAGGCGGAAATTGCCGCCGTCGCCAAGGAATATGCGATATATTACCGCAAGGCGGACGGCGGCACGCCCGATGCCTATCTGGTCGATCATGCGCGTCAGGCAACGTTGTACGGGCCGAAGGGCGAACCGATTGCCCTGATCCCGCAGGATGGCACGCCTGAGGAGATCGCGGCGGAGCTGGCGAAATGGGTGCGGTGA
- a CDS encoding YcgN family cysteine cluster protein, with amino-acid sequence MGAVKPFWETTPLDKMSRAEWESLCDGCGKCCVHKLEDDDTGELYPTNIACRLLDRRSGQCSDYKHRHAYVPECVRLTPVKLRQIDWLPTTCAYRLIDEGRPLPEWHHLVCGDREAVHRAGQSVRGWTVSESEAGEFENHIVDRIL; translated from the coding sequence ATGGGTGCGGTGAAGCCCTTCTGGGAAACGACCCCCCTGGACAAGATGAGCCGGGCAGAATGGGAATCGCTGTGTGATGGCTGTGGCAAATGCTGCGTCCACAAGCTTGAAGACGACGATACCGGCGAACTTTATCCCACCAATATTGCCTGTCGCCTGCTCGATCGGCGCAGTGGCCAGTGCAGCGATTACAAACATCGCCACGCTTATGTGCCCGAATGCGTTCGCCTGACACCGGTGAAACTGCGCCAGATCGACTGGCTGCCGACAACCTGCGCCTACCGCCTGATCGACGAAGGCCGCCCGCTTCCCGAATGGCATCACCTTGTTTGCGGCGATCGCGAAGCGGTGCATCGCGCTGGTCAGTCGGTTCGCGGCTGGACGGTTTCCGAGAGCGAAGCGGGCGAGTTCGAGAATCATATTGTCGACCGGATCCTCTGA